The genomic interval GTCTAATACTGTTGTGCCTGCTGTATCGCAATTGAGTCTAATGTATTCTGATTCTGAAGTTGCGACTATTCCTCGAATGTTATCGAGTTGTTTTATTTCTGTAAATGATTTAAAAATAAATTGAAAATCAGGATAATTCTGTGTGGGGTTTTTGATTATGCTTCTTATAGTCCCGCCTTGTTGTTTTAGGCGTTCGCAGAGTTCAGAAAATTCTGGATATGAACCTAATAATATTAAACCGTCTATCCCTACCAGGATGTCTAATCTTGATTTGACATTTTTAATTATTCGGTACAGGCGATCGAGTGCATTTTCATCATTTTGAATAGTTTGAACATTTTCGCCCATTGTCAAAATTATTCATAATATAGGTAAACTGATATTTATAGAATTCTATTACTAACTTAAGAATCAATCAATCAACAATAATTATTCTAACAAATTATATTTGATAATTCAAACTTGTTTCTCAATTACAAATATAAATTAAAATTGAAATCAAATTAGCAAAATGTTAAAGTGTAAAAACAATTGATAAAATTTCACTGTCGGATCATAAAACAGCAATAGTCTGATAGCCGTGACCGAAAGAATTTACTAGTCCATAAAAATTGAACTGCTGTTATTGACGGAAAACAAATAATTTAGGTCATGCGGAGGGAGAGGGTTTGTAACCCCATTAGCAGATATATCGCCTAACCTACTATTGTGGTTATTTTAGGATTGTGCGTTAGATAATAATTCAACCGATTTGTCCAAATTTTCATTTATGACATCGATATGAGCTTGTAACTCTTCTATTGACACACGGTCTTGGATCATCTTGCGTAACTCTTCTCTCATCTGGACTTCAGTAGTTAACATCAAAGGTTCATCAATTTCAGCTAATGGTCCTTCTACATATTCGTAATTATCTAAATATGCAGCAGTTGCAAGTTCTTCAGCTCCTGTATAATTCTGGTTAGTATATTCTATTACTGTTTGGTTCAATAGACCCCTAATTACTGAAATAAATTCAAGTGGTGTTTCTGGTTCGCCTGATTCACTTGAGGTGGTATTATTTGATCCTTGAGCATAGACATTTGGTAAAACTGTCAACATGCCGCCCATCATAACTACAGATAATATTGAAAATAAAAACAAATTTTTTGTATAACTCATGTTGTAATTATTTGAAAATATGGTTTATTAAATCATGGTGCCTATTATAGCATTTGAGAATAAGTTTCAATTCTATATTGAACGTGTTCTATTAAGTGAGAACAAATGGCAAAACAATAATGAAACGAATTAATTGATTTAAGAAAAACCAAAACTTGTTTTTAGTTAAATCGAAATCACACTAGGAGGTACCAAAATTTTGTTAGAAAAAAATTGCTGACATTGGCTACTTTGTACCTAATTACTTTTAGCATTTCTAATACCAACAAGAAGAAACGCATTTTGTGTGTAATTCTTCTATCGATACTTTTATTATTAAATTATGTATATTTAGGCGTTTTATATTATTTATCAAAAAAATTCAATAGCAATAGTTTATTTATATCTGCATAACTTATTATTCAACAAATAATTCGGAATCTCATTGTCTTAATTTTGATTCGGTTGGGCAAACATGGCGTTAAGATTGGAAATTTCTTTTACATAACGCCTTTCAATATCTTCCCTCCTTATTTGCAGCTTTTTTATCTCTGTAATGATTTTATCACAAATACACGTCAGTTTTTTTATCTCTGATTTTAAATTCTTTATTTGTTCTAAATCTTTTATGAAAAAATACCATGGATTAGCGTTGACCATATCATTGTCACCATAATCAGAAAGTAAATTGTTATTGATAACATGTTGAACTACCCTAACTATCCAAATAATATCAGAATCAGTTACCCCCTTGTTCTTGATAAAATCGATGGATGTTCCAAAAAGTGCTTGTGTACGAAGATGATTTTTATATTCAGGTATTTCTAGTTCTATTTCCTTTTTTTGTTCTCTTAATTTATTTATACTAATTTTCAAAGCCAAGTTTGTTATCATAATCTTTCTCAACGTCGGATAAAAACTTCTTGAGTGCTTCATCTGCACTTATATTATTTTGAGAAGCTATCTCCCTTATAGTATCTGTTAAGTATTTTAGTTCCTTTATTCCCCAACCCATTGAACATAGTTCATAATAAGAATTGAGTGTTTGTTGTGTACAGACCAATTCAAATTTTATATTTGTTAGTTTACTCTCAAGTTCTTCCTTTTTGGTGACTTTTTTATGTATATCAGCATGGATCATGTCTCTCTGACTCTTAAGAGAATTAGTTTGCCTAAATACTCCTATAATTCTAATAGCATCAAAATCATAATCTTTAAAATCATTTATCATGTTAGTAAAATCGTCTAATATTTCGTCTATCTTTATATTAAAGCGGTTTTTTAGTGAAGATTGTAAATCTTTGTACCAATCAAGATATTGCAATTTCAATTTCTCTTCTTTATTGAGCTTCTCAAGATTGTTTGATTTCTCAACTATTTTGTTTGAAACTATGGCTAGACGTTTGTCAAGTTCTGAAATCTTTGATCTTAAATCAACATATTCTCTTTTTTTTCCATCCAAAAAGGTATTAATTTGGGTAACAAGAAGCATTTCTACTATTTTTGCTTCATTTGACAGATCACCCTTTACACTATTTCTCTCGATCAGGAATTCAGACTTCTCTATATGTGAAAAGTTTTTCAATACATCTTGAGTCCATTTAAGGATGTCTTCAGGTTTGATATTGTTTCTTTTACATGGTTCATAGATTTCTGAAAGGAAAGATAAAATTTCATTCCCTCGAATTCTGCAATCCTTATTATCTTTGAAATTATCCACTGAGATGAGACTAACTACTCCTTCAAAATCCGAATTGTTTGGTTTTTCTTGCAGAGTTGCTATATCCAAGTCTAAATCTGTGAAGGGTTTTTCAAAATCTTCATTTATATTAAATTTTTTTAGCATGTTGACCATGCGAAACCCCAAAACACAGTCTGTGATTGTTGAACCTGATTTCTTTATTTCGTCTTTGAACTTTCTAATTTCGTCAATGTCCCCTTTGTCAAGTTGGCTCTTCCATTGCTTAATAATATTGTAGACCGATCCTTTTGACAAATTAGTTATGGCGGCAATCTCATCTAGGGTCTTAAAATCCATGTACATGTCGATAACGTCTGATATAATTTTGGCTGATATTTTTGCCATAAACCTATTGTCGAGGTACATATATAAACAAAGTCAAAATATCCAGTTAAATAGTCAATATCATCAGTCAAAAATTCAAAAATAAAGTCAAAAAGCTATATTTTCAGATTTGTGCGTGATATGGGCGGTATAGAAAAATAATGACAGGGAAGATGGTGCAAGTTAAATGGGTCGAATTTATCCTCCCCGCTAATTAACGGGCTAGTTGAAAACAAATCTTGTGTTTAAACTAGTGATAAAATGAATATTCTTTTTCATATAAGGAAAGGCCATACTGGTCTGAACTGAAATTTGATTCTTATCATTAATATTATTACTATTAGGATAATATGCGATTGTGAGGGAACATTTCCGTCTGAATATCTTGAAAACTCTTCTATCTATGGTAAAATACTTTGTTTCACAGTTTTCTATGATTGTCATGAGTTATGTACGTGAAGATAAAAATTATACAGATCCAACTCATTCAGGGGTAGACTCGTCTGTAAATAGAGTAGGTGATTTAACAAACGAACCTCCTACTAACGAAGCAACAAACAAAATAACTGCCTCTAAACTTGCAAATTTGCTTGAAGACCTCAAATTCCCCGCCAGGAAGGAAGAGATTTTAGATCACATAAACAAAAAATCTCCTTCTATGGGTAACAGAATTAATGATGTGTTTGAAAGTATTCAAAACAACCTTGAAGATGGAATCGAATATGAAAATACATACCAAGTAGGATTGGCATCAAAATTAGTAGAAATAAAAAAAGTATGATGTATGAATACATACATCATATTGTTTCATATGGCCAAACTTGATTCCATAATTTTTGTGTAATTGAATAGCACTCATCAAGTTGTCGATTTAATTGCCGTCTAGTCTTGATATGATATTATAAACTTGAACTTTGCCGTATGAATAAATGTCCCGCTCAAGTGACTTAAACGCAAAATTGTCTTTGACCAACTTGAAAATATCTTTAGAAACGATAATGTCCTAGTTATCTGCAATTCCTTCTAATCTATTTGCAAAATTAACATTCGAACCTATAAGAGTAATCTGATTTCTATATTTGGTTTCTAAAAGACCAATAAGTACATCTCCGAAATGAATTCCACATTTTAGACTAATATCAATTTTAATATTATTGAGATCTTTTTTGACTAATTGTTGGGCCAAGTGGTCCTTAGTTATCTTAAATCTTTCTCTTAATTCCAGAGCAGTATTAACTGCATTCGACGCCATTTGGTTTTCATTTGATTGGTGATAATAAAAAAAGCCATGATTCTATCTCCAATCAATTTGTTAATTATACCGCCGTTTTTTCGGATTACTCTTTCTGCGTCGCTAAAAAAATTCCTTAAGAGATCCACTATTATGAATGGTTGTTCATTCAATCTGTTGCATAAAGTAGCAAAACCTGCTATGTCCCAAAATACAATTACCAATTTTTCACTTCTTAGATCGTGTTCTTGTGGATTTAGTAGCATCCGATATATTGTCGGATCAAAATATTTTCTGATGTTTATCTTGTCGGTATCCGTGTTATCTTCATTATACTCAACTCTCCTAGTTCCGGTTCGGATTTTAGATGTTCCGTCTTGGTCTTCCATATTCATACTGACAGTTGTCGCTATAGGAAGATAGCATTGTTTAGGTCTAGCAAATTTACCAAAATTTTTATTATGAAAATATGATGGGATATCAATAGTTATTCTATCTTTCATGTTAACTTGGTTTAGGGGCTAATTATTATCTTCTTTGTAAACATTCATGATATCAATGATTATTAACATCATGTTTAACCCCTGTCATATTTTATGTCGTAACTATGCGTATAGACCAATTGGAGGCTCTATGTTCTTTATTGGAGGAAATTTAACCTGCAAGGACTCATAATTGACACAAGGTAAGGATTGCGTTATAGAAGTATTGAAATTATAACTATTTTATGATAAATTTTAGTCAATGCTGTCTCTTAATCGTATTAGATCCTTTTTGACTTATTACATGCATTGGTTTTTAAAATATGTATGTGCTAGTACTAAATGGAAGTAGTATCCTCTTTAACCGAATATTTGAATTCAGCTATGAGTTTTGAGCCTGGATTGACCTTATCTATAATTATTAGGACAATGGTTGTCGCAGGAATTTTATTATTTGTTATTAAATGGGTTGGGAGCAAAGGTGTCAGTCAACTTACTACATATCAATTGATAATAATTCTTAGTCTTGGAAACATAGTTGCAGAACCTATGATCAACACAGAGACACCGATTCTTTCTATGGTTACTGTAGTCATAATAATTATCCTGGTGTTTAAAATATTAGATTATGTTAGTGCCAAAAACAAACGAATGGAAAAAATCATCAATCCTGAAGTTATTGAATTAGTCAAAGATGGACAAGTAATTAAAGAAGGAATGATAAAAGCAAGAATTGGGAATAAAGAATATGAATCATTTATGCGTTTAGCTGGGATAAAACAAATCGATCAAATAGAGATATCGAACTTGGAGATAAACGGTCAAATAAGTTTTATTAGAAAGTCCGTGAAAAATAGTGAGCATTTTTAGCCAATTTGTTTTAGATGATGGTCACAACC from Candidatus Nitrosocosmicus hydrocola carries:
- a CDS encoding adenylate/guanylate cyclase domain-containing protein, producing MASNAVNTALELRERFKITKDHLAQQLVKKDLNNIKIDISLKCGIHFGDVLIGLLETKYRNQITLIGSNVNFANRLEGIADN
- a CDS encoding adenylate/guanylate cyclase domain-containing protein, whose product is MKDRITIDIPSYFHNKNFGKFARPKQCYLPIATTVSMNMEDQDGTSKIRTGTRRVEYNEDNTDTDKINIRKYFDPTIYRMLLNPQEHDLRSEKLVIVFWDIAGFATLCNRLNEQPFIIVDLLRNFFSDAERVIRKNGGIINKLIGDRIMAFFIITNQMKTKWRRMQLILLWN
- a CDS encoding DUF421 domain-containing protein, which produces MEVVSSLTEYLNSAMSFEPGLTLSIIIRTMVVAGILLFVIKWVGSKGVSQLTTYQLIIILSLGNIVAEPMINTETPILSMVTVVIIIILVFKILDYVSAKNKRMEKIINPEVIELVKDGQVIKEGMIKARIGNKEYESFMRLAGIKQIDQIEISNLEINGQISFIRKSVKNSEHF